A region of the Drosophila subpulchrella strain 33 F10 #4 breed RU33 chromosome 3L, RU_Dsub_v1.1 Primary Assembly, whole genome shotgun sequence genome:
CAACCGTTGACCCATGCATATTGCTTATACGTCACGTCGAGCGTAGACTTTTCCATTGACTAATGCAATAAAAATCTGATATGATTAGCATGTTTAAATTGGGCAAGAGTGGCGaatttgctgttgttgttctgCTGTGTTAGTATCGCCTcagtaaataaatttaattacacTCTCTCGGTTGCCTCATCGCTGGGCAAACAAGTCTGGGAAAAACACTAATAAAATAGCTGAAAATGTCGAGGAAAAACAGATGCCTAGATACTTGATTTTCTCTGAACATCGAGCATGTTCATCAAAACATTTGCCTAGATGATGACATGTGGCATTCATTTCTTCAGGGTCAGCCTGCAACTGGATCAAGTGCTGCCCCAAAATGTGGTCAGCGAAATGCAGAATGCCACAAATGCAGGGCACACGTCAAATTAAACAATGGGAACAAAGAGGGAGAAAAGCTTTTGAATGTGAGGTGGTTTGTGGATGCTCTATGGGGTTtgaaatgaaaaatataagagggtgtttctttaaattttaaaaaggtaTTTTCTTGATATatctattttaataattaaaccTTGAATTATTagcaattaaatatttcaaaatattaatatagatCCATTTTAACAAttccaatatttttttgttaaaaatagAGTTTATAacaatatgtatatataattttttttaatatttacttCATACATAATACATGCCAAAATACTAATACTACCAGTGCTAGTTTCTTCTACAGATCATAGTAATTATACTAACGAGACACCtctgcgtatgcgtaatatgaTATAAACTTATCAAGTATACGCCTTGTTATCCTACGTGAAATGTGGGTCTTGAGAAGGCAAAAATGAACAAAACTACCGATTTTTTCCGAGTATTAAACAACCTCTCTGAGAAATTCAGAGTACTCTGTGGCGGAAAACCCATTTAACGATTAGGATTCGCCAATCGAATTCATGTTTCTCAGCATGTAGCTGCCGTTGCCGGCGGatataagttgtatatatGAACCCATGTACGATATACATTTGTGGCGCAGTGTACTCGTGGTATACCAAGACTCTGCTGCTTGCTGCAAAAAGGAATAcgaattgtattttaaaattagtacTTGAGCAGCTTTGCGATCGAACAAAACGCTTAACGGACTGCAATTTCGCGCCGCCTGCGCCCTGCAGGCcagaaaaaataaacaataaactATAGTTTCGGGATAGTCCGCTCGTACTTGATGAGCCAGTGATCGGGATCCTCTGGATCgatcgtcatcatcatcacatCGAAGGCAGGATGAGCCCCAAGCTCCATGAGTTCGCGGTGCTCCTGGTGCGCGATGGACAGGGCACGCCCTGGGGCATCCGTCTGGTGGGCGGCAACGATCTGGACACGCCGCTGATAATCACCAGGGTAAATGGGCGTTATGTAACCAGAGACTGTCGCCTTGTGGTCGCCGATGCTGTGGTCCATTCATCAAAATGATGCACAGTCGTTGGGATGGCAGAATGGCCAAAGCAATTTGGCCTTTGTGCCCCACCGCTCcgctttcttgtttttgttctcAGCGCCCaaataaacaacaacaaatcaaaATAGCGAAACGAGCACAGCAACAATAAACGTTGCAGCGTTTGCCAAAATGCGACGCCAGTAAAACTAATTGAGGCGCAAACAAAATAGCCGAAGAAATTTTCCTCCCCTCTTTTCTCAATTGCGATGTAAACATCAGCACACAATCTTTCGATCATAATTCTGTCTGCATCTATTTAGGCACCCCAATAAATCTATGTCAAGGTTGAACCCTCAGATTGTGTATGTGAAGTGACCTTCCCACCGTTTTTGCAGGTCCAAGTGGGCAGCCCATCGCACGGGGAACTGCTGCGGGGAGATATCATCTCGAAGATCGGCGAGTACGATGCACGCGACCTGAGTCATGCGGATGCACAGCAGCTGTTCCGCGGTGCTGGCAACGAGATCCGCCTGGTGGTGCACAGGTGAGCCAGGAAATCCGTGTTCCTGAACAGGAAAGCGGGAGATCAAAGACAAGTTCCGTATGTTTCGGGTtgaaaagtaaatatttgagGTGAATAATGCCTTAAATTCGGTTCTTAAATTGGTGTTTCAATAAGAATGGGCTTAATCTTAAGTTACAATGCATATTcttttttgaatatttaatttttatgtcAGATATAGACCGTTTTTATGTATGGAGACCAAGTTTACGACCTACTTAAAAACtactaaaaactaattttataGAAAACGTTTCAAAATTTTGTAGCTCACTTAAATCCTAaactaaaaatgttaatttagGTACTCTTTTAAAGAACTTGGGTAAAACTGATAATTGGCAGGCCTTAAAGATTGTGTAACGATTGCTTTTTTAATTGCGTTTACTACCAAATTTAACATACAGTTTGATTTAATAAGGAACATATCaaactattttatgtaaaaaAAGATTTCTTAGACAAAATTTCAAATTACCTCCTTTGTAAAATACATatggaattaatttaatataaaaatttaacgTTGTGGATACCGTTCAATTTATGGAAATGCAGTTTTAGGTTTTAAACTTTTGATTTAGGAAagttaaaatgtttgaaaTGAACTTGTGATTTAGTTAAATACTTTCTCCTTGTAGGacaattattaattttattcaatTCCAGGGATAACAAAATCGCCTATACGCAGGGTGGCACCCAAGAGGCGGGTCCTGGATCACGGAGCAACTCCACTTTGCCGCCGGTCACTCCGGAGCTCTTGCCCCACCGAGGTCCCTCGCCCTTTTTGCCCGGACCCAGCCACTTTGAGAGGGCCCTGCAGTTGCCAGTGGACACTCTGCCGCAGACCGTGTTCCCCCAGTTGAACTCCTCCGGGGGATACGAGGTGCCCTCGGCTGTGTTCTCGCCCAAGCCAACTCGGGATCATCAACAGGATGTCGATGAGGAGCAGGCCGCTATTGTTAATCAGGTGAGTGATATCAAATAAGTGATAAGGTACCTTTTAAATTATAAGAAGTGGCCTTCAATCGCTGAtccaaaatgatttttttttatttcaaaattttcaaaaataattttttccaaAGAATTagacattatttttaaaaacctaAGCATTTGCAGATaaatgttgcatacttttcggcAATAATAATGTAAAGTGTGTGTAAAATTAATAAGGAAACCATATTCTCTGTCTATATCATAAAAGGCCGAAACAACATCATAAATTCTTCATACAAGAACCCAAAACAGTTAAAATAACTAGTTGTACTGTTCAACTTCATTGTCAGTGTACGTAATTATTGAAAATGTTCATGTCAAACACATTGTAAAATGTAGAAAACggtttttttgtaatttgaatATACCCCAACCAATCGCTGACATCAGCAGATAGCAATGTTGGTGGTCAAGGTTCCGCCGCTTACATCCGCTAAATATAGCCCATAGATCGAGAGATTGGGGCGCTGAACAGGAAAAGGCCCAGTGACGCAGTGTGCAGGTGGAAATTGGCGAggaatcaaacaaaaacaagtcAGAAGCTGTAACAGAGAGCTGCCCGCCCACTAGAACTCTGCGGAAAATGCCAAGAGGCAAAGACGCAAATAAACAAGAATGTATTTTCGAAACTACGGGTATTTTGGGCAGGTGAGTGAGGTGTAAGGCGATGATTTTGATCCACTGTCCGTCCAATGAAAACACCGCCCCCTCCAAACGCCCCATCAGTCGCAGATGACGACGCTAATGAATCAAGACACTTGCCAAGGTCGCAATTTCTGTTTGCCAATGCGGcaccaaaataaaaatcaaggTGCTTACCTATATGTTTTTTGATGTTTGATGATTTGTCATACAGAAGTGTTGAAAAGGTGTCGAGAAAAAGTTCCAGAATAGGTGACCTCCGCTGAGAGTTGGTTTAGTCCATTCCCATCATTAGCTTTCGTGGGGTTATTGTACTTTGTTTCAACTTATTTATGGTTAATATCTACCTTGAATGCGTTCTATTTGTGTTCTTAATACCTCTTTGTTAGAGGCACAAAGTGCCCCAAAAACAATCAGACGGGTTGTTTATTGAtcgtttgtttttttctttaaacatACAATGTGTGTACACAATGAAAAAAATCTAATTGATCTATGGCTAAAATATCCAAAATGTGAAAATCACATACAATTTGATACAAATGGTGATCTTTCAATTTTATCTTACAagcttaaataaattgttccatcaaagtatttttaactACTGCGAAAAATTCTAACTAAAAATACCATCTTatgcttatatttttaatcttttttttatatttttaaaacattttttgtggATACAACCAATTCCTTTCAATCTGTATcatagatttttaaaatattaaggaTCATACTTATAAATgttcaatatttttttctttgtgtttatgaGTCCCCGAAAAAGATTCCTATAGCCGAAAGAACTGCAACCTTCGCAATGGCAAAAACAGATCATAATTCCATGTAAGTTATGCGTTCCTTGGAGCTTCCATCGAACTTGAAATTTTTCCTAAAGCCTTTCAAGGCTAATTACACCTGCTCGTGTGTTTTTCGGACTGTGCGCAACATCAAATGATATGTTCAATGCCCTGTTCCAATGTCAATTGCTTATGACAGCCAAGAAAATACAGAATGCCAATGCCAATAATGATGAGATCTTGGTTCGGTATCTTTGGAACTGTCACTACAAGTTGAAAAATCGTCGAATCAGCGAAAAAAAATGAGTAAATCAATAATATAGCTGCAAATCTGCGAAACATTTCTCAATTTCTAACGACAGCGATTTAAACATTAATATTTCTGCATTCGGGCGAAACAATAACCTCGAGTTTGTGCCTAATTTTCGAAATGCGAAAAAAATGGTATGTGAAATTGCTCCACAAAAGCAGCAATTAAAACATATAGGCGAGATGTTATATGTGAATAATTCTCGAATGGGGCGGCAGGACAAACAACAACATCCGTTCGAAGGGGGAGGTGGGTGGTCAAGGCGCGTGGGcgggaacaaaaaaaaaggaaaaaattatatagatCACACCAAGTCCAAGTTTATACGCTgggcttgttgttgctgttggctGAGTTTACGCTCGGTGAACAGGCTATTTGCACAAAAacatattttgtatatttaaaaaatctcCTCTCTCTCAGAAAAATACATAAGATCTCGGATGGGATGGTGTGGGTGCGTGGGTCGAACGGCCTCTGACCGTCAGCACTCACTTTTCTATATGGctcacacagacagacactcTCCAACCAATACCGATCTGGCtatatagaaaaaaattgGAATTCCGCGCAGTCGGAATAGCAATAATTCGCCAGCATTTGAAAATTTCAAATCAGTTGCGTTCggaatattgaaaaataaacaacaaaataagACTCGAGCTCGAGCATCCTTTTTGTAGTGAATCCTAGTGAAACGATCACCAGCTGCAACGTTGATTTAAACGTGCCGAAAAAGCAAGTTACCAATAAACATAACAATACTAGCAAttataacaaaaaataatttgacaaAATCAAGAATCAAAACTGACGTGATCTTTTATTACGTAATTGTCCCTGGCTATAATATTCTCCCGTTTCTATTTCGTTCGAATTCTGGCCACCGAAGgagtttaaattaaaacccaaaacacacacacacattacAAAAATGGAGTACGTTCAGTTCAAAAACGGATCCCCAGTCTACTACAAGGAGCAGCCAGACCTCAATGAATGCATTCAATATCAAGTAAGCAAATCAGTGATCAACTACCTATCCCgaacttaaaaattaaaacatcatGCATATCTAAGGACACAATAAAGGATAATATTTGAGTGCTAAAGGATTACTACCCAAAAGcatagaaataaaatattttttcgagAAAAATCCACTTAATTCTGgatatttttgataaaaacCCGAACACCTCTCATGGTGTGATTAATTTTACACTCGCTTATAAACAAAGATTGTAGACAGCTTCCAACTGCCTGACAGACGTCTTACTACACGTTCATAGCCCAAATCCAGATGAAACATTTCACCTTTACCGTCAAACATTTGCTCTTGGAATTCAAGTTCAAATACAAATGCCAGAACCAACAGAACAGACGTGTGTATTTTTCGAGGTTTTCATCTTACTTTTCCCtcagaaatatatataattcaGAAACGAGAATATAGAACGCCATTTACCAGAGCTTTGGCTATATTCCCTCATGTATGTGGCTGGCGGTTCTCTCCCCCTCTCTGCAAATAGCTTATTATTCAAACATTTGTTCGCCTTTCGTCAATACACGTCGAAAGGCAACCAGAGtttttgaaacatatttttcaTAGCACTCTTGCCGAGCTGTGTGCTCAATGTAATTCATACCACCCAAACGGGTGGATATTTTTAGAGCAGAGAGCGCAGGAAAAACAACAATAAGccagcaaataaataaacaaaatgattATAGAAGAAATTAATTTCATGTCGAGATGGCCAACAAACCCACACGTATTCTTTGGTGTTAATTTGCCTCATACGATGTGAAAAACCTCTCAAAAAACAATGGCAGACTTTCCCTATGATTTTCCCAACATTTGGCACGCCCCAAGCGCAAAACTTGTGGCGCAGCGAAAGTGGAAATTGTTTTCACTTTTGCATTTCGTGTATTACAGAACTATTTGGTTTATTCTTATTTGCTTAGGGCTAACAGGAAACGAATTGTCTAGAGCTTATTGGTCAACGGATCGGATTAGAAATAGATTATGGGCGCAACATTTACTTAAATTTATGGCAAACATAAAATCCCAAAGATTCGATTCAATTAATAGTCAGAAAAGCAAAATGTCGAAAGTGACCCTCAAATGATATTTctaaatatttcagtgcttGCGCCAGCCacgaattttaaaattagcgTCAAGAAGTATTCTTATACATATACAATGTTCGTCCCCAAGGTGAATGAAAATGAGAGAAATGCGCAATTAACCAGCATATTGTCTGGCACACTAATTTCCTAGAGGTAATCGTCCAGATCGTCACTTGTTCAGGCAGGCGGTGTCGCTGAGGATCGAGGCGATCAGCTGCTTGTCGCTGAGGGCCGCATGCACCTCCTCCTCGTCCCACTGCAGCAGGACCTTGTGCAGGCGCGGCTCCTTCTTGCGCATGATGCGGATAATGCCCCGGGTCTCCACCAGATCCACGGTGCCCGTGAACTCCGCTTGGTCCAGGGCCAGGATGTTGCGCTTGGCGCACACTCGCCTGTACACCTCGTGCAGGCGACCCATGCTGATGTCCTTGTTGCGCTCATTGCGCAGCATCAGCACCAGGGTGCACAGCATCAGCTTCTGCTGCAGCGGGAAGGAAGCCTCTATGTCCTCC
Encoded here:
- the LOC119555665 gene encoding PDZ and LIM domain protein 2 isoform X12 — translated: MSPKLHEFAVLLVRDGQGTPWGIRLVGGNDLDTPLIITRVQVGSPSHGELLRGDIISKIGEYDARDLSHADAQQLFRGAGNEIRLVVHRDNKIAYTQGGTQEAGPGSRSNSTLPPVTPELLPHRGPSPFLPGPSHFERALQLPVDTLPQTVFPQLNSSGGYEVPSAVFSPKPTRDHQQDVDEEQAAIVNQPYRTTPLVLPGAKVKKDAPTTDSYLRHYPNPAVRAHPGHDYHDSIMKQRVADTMLHKVVGSEADTGRVFHKQFNSPIGLYSNNNIEDTIRSTVPFATSESNRLKESPLHRPLPTKLNGNQYQRQYPGRRTM
- the LOC119555665 gene encoding PDZ and LIM domain protein 2 isoform X5; the protein is MSPKLHEFAVLLVRDGQGTPWGIRLVGGNDLDTPLIITRVQVGSPSHGELLRGDIISKIGEYDARDLSHADAQQLFRGAGNEIRLVVHRDNKIAYTQGGTQEAGPGSRSNSTLPPVTPELLPHRGPSPFLPGPSHFERALQLPVDTLPQTVFPQLNSSGGYEVPSAVFSPKPTRDHQQDVDEEQAAIVNQPYRTTPLVLPGAKVKKDAPTTDSYLRHYPNPAVRAHPGHDYHDSIMKQRVADTMLHKVVGSEADTGRVFHKQFNSPIGLYSNNNIEDTIRSTVPYKKTVQYDPRNSDTYRAIQEEGGYSNYGQSSPQEVTIPVQTKVYQPNRLVPGKKPVSAPVSRPPYNVVNTHDENIRQSGSFNRLMYSVIGATEY
- the LOC119555665 gene encoding PDZ and LIM domain protein 4 isoform X13, translating into MSPKLHEFAVLLVRDGQGTPWGIRLVGGNDLDTPLIITRVQVGSPSHGELLRGDIISKIGEYDARDLSHADAQQLFRGAGNEIRLVVHRDNKIAYTQGGTQEAGPGSRSNSTLPPVTPELLPHRGPSPFLPGPSHFERALQLPVDTLPQTVFPQLNSSGGYEVPSAVFSPKPTRDHQQDVDEEQAAIVNQPYRTTPLVLPGAKVKKDAPTTDSYLRHYPNPAVRAHPGHDYHDSIMKQRVADTMLHKVVGSEADTGRVFHKQFNSPIGLYSNNNIEDTIRSTVPNQYQRQYPGRRTM
- the LOC119555665 gene encoding PDZ and LIM domain protein 3 isoform X15, with amino-acid sequence MTTSRSSASASYSRPAFWKVPGYESPSSYRPQPPQPLYPPLVPLPAPCRRRSSSGLKKCVRFADEPNVGVQVGSPSHGELLRGDIISKIGEYDARDLSHADAQQLFRGAGNEIRLVVHRDNKIAYTQGGTQEAGPGSRSNSTLPPVTPELLPHRGPSPFLPGPSHFERALQLPVDTLPQTVFPQLNSSGGYEVPSAVFSPKPTRDHQQDVDEEQAAIVNQVFHKQFNSPIGLYSNNNIEDTIRSTVPNQYQRQYPGRRTMW
- the LOC119555665 gene encoding uncharacterized protein LOC119555665 isoform X14, producing MTTSRSSASASYSRPAFWKVPGYESPSSYRPQPPQPLYPPLVPLPAPCRRRSSSGLKKCVRFADEPNVGVQVGSPSHGELLRGDIISKIGEYDARDLSHADAQQLFRGAGNEIRLVVHRDNKIAYTQGGTQEAGPGSRSNSTLPPVTPELLPHRGPSPFLPGPSHFERALQLPVDTLPQTVFPQLNSSGGYEVPSAVFSPKPTRDHQQDVDEEQAAIVNQVFHKQFNSPIGLYSNNNIEDTIRSTVPIFIDLSFLEQKRKILEQQKQKDQLAEQQRQQRQQQLQLLYQQNK